Proteins co-encoded in one Setaria viridis chromosome 9, Setaria_viridis_v4.0, whole genome shotgun sequence genomic window:
- the LOC117837811 gene encoding DNA-directed RNA polymerase II subunit RPB2, translating to MEDDEYEEGMEMGYGGHHQHRGGHAGYAEEEEEVGYGGGDGDEMEEDGDGDAEQRDEEEITQEDAWAVISAYFEEKGLVRQQLDSFDEFIQNTMQEIVDESADIEIRPESQHNPGRQAEFAETLHKISFGQIYLSKPMMTEADGETATLFPKSARLRNLTYSAPLYVDVSYRVMKKGHDCEEVTETSDYPKVFIGKVPIMLRSSYCTLYQQSEKDLTELGECPYDQGGYFIINGSEKVLIAQEKMSTNHVYVFKKRQPNKFSYVAEVRSMAENQNRPASSMFVRMLSRAGAKGGSSGQYIRATLPYIRADIPIIIVFRALGFVADKDILEHICYDFSDTQMMELLRPSLEEAFVIQNQQVALDYIGKRGATVGVTREKRIKYAKEILQKEMLPHVGVGEFCETKKAYYFGYIIHRLLMCALGRRAEDDRDHYGNKRLDLAGPLLGGLFRMLFRKLTRDVRSYVQKCVDNGKEVNLQFAIKAKTITSGLKYSLATGNWGQANQAGTRAGVSQVLNRLTYASTLSHLRRLNSPIGREGKLAKPRQLHNSHWGMMCPAETPEGQACGLVKNLALMVYITVGSAANPILEFLEEWGTENFEEISPAVIPQAAKIFVNGCWVGIHRNPDLLVKTLRRLRRQIDVNTEVGVVRDIRLKELRLYTDYGRCSRPLFIVENQRLLIKKAHIRALQQRETPDEGWHELVSKGYIEYIDTEEEETTMISMTINDLINARHNPEEAYSETYTHCEIHPSLILGVCASIIPFPDHNQSPRNTYQSAMGKQAMGIYVTNYQLRMDTLAYVLYYPQKPLVTTRAMEHLHFRQLPAGINAIVAISCYSGYNQEDSVIMNQSSIDRGFFRSLFFRSYRDEEKKMGTLVKEEFGRPNRENTMGMRHGSYDKLDDDGLAPPGTRVSGEDVIIGKTSPIPQDDAQGQASRYSKRDHSTSLRHSESGMVDQVLLTTNADGLRFVKVRMRSVRIPQIGDKFSSRHGQKGTVGMTYTQEDMPWTIEGITPDIIVNPHAIPSRMTIGQLIECIMGKVAAHMGKEGDATPFTDVTVDNISKALHKCGYQMRGFETMYNGHTGRKLTAMIFLGPTYYQRLKHMVDDKIHSRGRGPVQILTRQPAEGRSRDGGLRFGEMERDCMIAHGAAFFLKERLFDQSDAYRVHVCEKCGLIAIANLKKNSFECRGCKNKTDIVQVHIPYACKLLFQELMAMAIAPRMLTHDMKTGKDQKKR from the exons atggaggacgacgagTACGAGGAGGGGATGGAGATGGGCTACGGCGGGCACCACCAGCACCGCGGCGGCCACGCGGGgtacgcggaggaggaggaggaggtggggtacggcggcggggacggggacgaGATGGAAgaggacggggacggggacgccGAGCAGCGGGACGAGGAGGAGATCACCCAGGAGGACGCCTGGGCCGTCATCTCCGCCTACTTCGAGGAGAAGGGCCTCGTGCGCCAGCAGCTCGACTCATTCGACGAGTTCATCCAGAACACCATGCAGGAGATCGTCGACGAGTCCGCCGACATCGAGATCCGCCCCGAGTCGCAGCACAACCCCGGCCGCCAGGCCGAGTTCGCCGAG ACTCTGCACAAGATCAGCTTTGGTCAAATCTATCTCAGCAAGCCAATGATGACAGAAGCTGATGGAGAGACAGCTACTTTATTTCCAAAATCGGCAAGGCTCAGGAACTTGACATACTCGGCACCACTGTACGTTGATGTATCATACAGAGTAATGAAGAAAGGACATGACTGTGAGGAAGTTACAGAAACTTCAGATTACCCGAAAGTGTTCATTGGGAAG GTTCCAATCATGTTGCGTTCTAGTTACTGCACACTATATCAACAATCTGAGAAGGACCTTACCGAACTCGGGGAGTGCCCTTATGACCAAGGCGGTTATTTCATTATCAATGGAAGCGAAAAGGTTCTTATTGCCCAGGAGAAGATGAGCACCAACCATGTTTATGTCTTTAAGAAGAGGCAACCAAACAAATTTTCATATGTGGCTGAAGTCCGTTCCATGGCTGAGAACCAGAACAGACCAGCCAGCAGCATGTTTGTAAGGATGCTTTCGCGAGCAGGAGCAAAAGGG GGTTCATCTGGTCAATATATCCGTGCTACTCTGCCCTATATTCGTGCGGACATTCCCATTATCATTGTTTTTCGAGCATTAGGATTTGTTGCTGACAAAGATATACTGGAGCACATATGTTATGACTTTTCTGATACACAAATGATGGAATTACTACGCCCATCCCTGGAGGAAGCTTTTGTTATTCAAAATCAACAG GTTGCTCTGGACTATATTGGAAAGCGTGGAGCTACAGTTGGTGTCACTCGAGAAAAGAGAATTAA gtATGCAAAAGAAatacttcaaaaggaaatgTTGCCTCATGTTGGTGTGGGGGAATTTTGTGAAACTAAGAAGGCATACTATTTTGG ATACATTATTCACCGCCTACTGATGTGTGCTCTTGGTCGAAGAGCTGAGGACGACCGAGATCATTATGGCAACAAAAGACTAGATCTTGCTGGTCCATTGCTTGGAGGGCTGTTTAGAATG CTCTTCAGGAAGTTAACAAGGGATGTGAGATCTTATGTGCAAAAG TGTGTAGATAATGGAAAGGAAGTTAATTTGCAATTTGCTATCAAAGCAAAAACTATTACCAGCGGCTTGAAGTATTCCCTTGCTACTGGGAACTGGGGGCAGGCTAACCAAGCTGGAACCAGAGCGGGGGTTTCTCAG GTGCTCAATCGCCTGACTTATGCTTCTACGCTGTCACATCTCCGGAGGCTGAACTCTCCCATTGGGCGTGAAG GGAAATTGGCAAAGCCCCGCCAGTTGCATAACTCTCATTGGGGAATGATGTGTCCTGCTGAAACACCAGAAGGACAA GCTTGCGGCTTGGTGAAAAATCTTGCCTTGATGGTATACATCACTGTTGGTTCTGCTGCAAATCCAATTTTGGAATTTTTGGAGGAGTGGGGCACAGAAAATTTTGAG GAGATATCACCAGCCGTCATTCCACAAGCTGCTAAAATTTTTGTCAATGGTTGTTGGGTTGGAATTCATAGGAACCCTGACCTGCTGGTGAAGACTCTTAGGCGTTTAAGAAGACAG ATTGATGTCAACACTGAAGTTGGTGTGGTTCGTGATATCCGTCTTAAAGAACTTCGACTCTACACGGATTATGGGCGTTGCAGTCGTCCATTGTTTATTGTTGAGAACCAGAGGCTGCTCATCAAGAAGGCGCATATCCGAGCATTGCAACAAAGG GAGACTCCTGATGAAGGTTGGCATGAGTTGGTCTCAAAAGGATATATAGAGTACATAGATACCGAAGAAGAGGAGACTACCATGATCTCCATGACTATAAAT GACCTTATAAATGCAAGACACAACCCAGAGGAGGCGTATTCTGAGACCTACACGCATTGTGAGATCCATCCTTCTTTGATTCTTGGTGTTTGTGCATCAATTATTCCTTTTCCTGATCACAACCAG TCACCTCGTAATACATATCAGTCTGCTATGGGAAAGCAAGCCATGGGAATTTATGTCACCAACTACCAGTTAAGAATG GACACATTGGCCTACGTTCTCTACTACCCACAAAAGCCTCTAGTTACTACACGTGCTATGGAACATTTGCACTTCAGACAGTTACCAGCTGGCATT AACGCAATCGTCGCTATCTCTTGCTACTCTGGTTATAACCAAGAAGATTCAGTTATCATGAATCAATCTTCCATAGATCGTGGGTTCTTCCGATCACTATTTTTCCGCTCTTACAG AgatgaggagaagaagatggggacACTTGTCAAAGAGGAATTTGGTCGCCCAAATAGGGAGAATACTATG GGAATGCGCCATGGGTCATACGATAAACTAGATGATGATGGCCTTGCACCACCT GGAACAAGGGTCTCGGGTGAAGATGTCATTATTGGGAAGACATCTCCTATTCCACAAGATGACGCTCAAGGGCAAGCTTCTAGATATTCTAAGCGCGATCATAGTACTTCTCTGCGGCACAGTGAAAGTGGTATGGTAGATCAG GTTCTGTTAACAACAAATGCTGATGGTCTAAGATTTGTCAAGGTTAGAATGCGATCAGTTCGCATTCCACAAATTGGAGACAAGTTTAGCAGTAGGCATGGACAAAAAGGAACTGTTGGGATGACTTACACACAAGAGGACATGCCATGGACGATTGAAGGCATCACACCTGATATTATTGTGAATCCACATGCTATTCCATCCCGTATGACTATTGGACAGCTGATTGAGTGTATTATGGGTAAAGTTGCAGCTCACATGGGGAAGGAAGGAGATGCGACTCCATTCACTGATGTTACT GTGGATAACATCAGCAAAGCTCTTCATAAATGTGGTTATCAAATGCGTGGATTTGAGACCATGTACAATGGTCACACTGGAAGGAAACTGACAGCTATGATTTTTCTGGGTCCCACATATTACCAAAGACTCAAGCACATGGTGGACGACAAGATACATTCTAGAGGTCGTGGTCCTGTTCAGATACTCACCCGACAGCCAGCAGAGGGGCGTTCGCGTGACGGTGGTCTCCGCTTTGGAGAAATGGAAAGGGATTGTATGATCGCCCATGGAGCAGCTTTCTTCCTGAAGGAAAGGCTGTTTGACCAGAGTGATGCATACAGAGTCCATGTATGCGAGAAATGTGGTCTCATCGCAATCGCCAACCTAAAGAAAAACTCATTTGAGTGTAGGGGCTGCAAGAACAAAACTGACATTGTCCAA GTACACATACCCTATGCTTGTAAGCTTCTGTTCCAGGAGCTCATGGCGATGGCCATTGCTCCTAGAATGCTCACCCATGATATGAAGACAGGGAAGGATCAGAAAAAACGCTGA